From one Luteolibacter sp. SL250 genomic stretch:
- a CDS encoding fatty acid desaturase, producing the protein MVPKLLMLTESNPRHSCPAPPVDWKKLVSKYRRPSNQKAVIQIINTIGAYLVSWVMMYFALRISWWLVVPFILLAGSLLVRTFIIFHDCCHGSFLESRRANHVLGFLSGVLTFTPYYHWRWEHTLHHASSGDLDRRGVGDIWTMTLAEYVGSGKRTRFLYRISRNPFVMFAVAPVFLLFIYQRFSGRNAKARERCSVWLMNLAISFIYAVAAWFFGPREFFIILTSVAMIAGGVGVWLFYVQHQFEDVIWERKKGWEFAAAAMQGSSYYKLPGILQWISGNIGFHHIHHLCPQIPNYNLQACHESDAFFSSVPPVTLRESWKTTRLKLWDEKNRRLVGFSAVGRAAAWPVQK; encoded by the coding sequence ATGGTTCCCAAACTACTTATGCTCACTGAATCTAATCCGCGACACTCCTGTCCGGCACCACCGGTGGATTGGAAAAAACTTGTTTCAAAGTACAGGCGACCTTCCAACCAGAAGGCTGTCATCCAGATCATCAATACAATTGGTGCTTACCTGGTGAGCTGGGTGATGATGTATTTTGCTCTTCGGATTTCATGGTGGTTGGTCGTTCCATTTATTCTTCTGGCAGGATCTTTGCTCGTCCGGACTTTCATCATTTTCCACGATTGCTGTCACGGATCATTCTTGGAATCGCGGAGAGCCAACCACGTTCTGGGATTCCTCAGCGGAGTCCTGACGTTCACGCCCTACTATCATTGGCGTTGGGAACATACCCTGCACCATGCTTCATCCGGGGATTTAGACCGCCGCGGTGTGGGTGACATCTGGACGATGACCTTGGCAGAATACGTTGGTTCCGGCAAACGAACACGCTTCCTTTACCGGATTTCCCGGAACCCTTTCGTTATGTTCGCGGTCGCGCCCGTATTCTTACTGTTCATTTACCAAAGGTTCTCCGGCAGAAATGCCAAGGCACGTGAGCGGTGTTCCGTATGGCTGATGAATCTGGCGATTTCCTTCATATACGCGGTGGCTGCCTGGTTCTTCGGACCGAGGGAATTTTTCATCATTCTCACAAGCGTTGCCATGATTGCAGGCGGTGTGGGGGTATGGTTGTTTTACGTCCAGCATCAGTTCGAGGATGTCATCTGGGAACGCAAAAAAGGATGGGAGTTCGCGGCCGCCGCGATGCAGGGCAGCTCCTACTACAAGCTTCCCGGGATACTCCAGTGGATCAGCGGAAACATCGGATTCCATCACATCCATCATTTGTGCCCGCAGATCCCGAACTACAATCTCCAGGCGTGCCATGAGTCGGATGCCTTTTTCTCGTCGGTGCCACCTGTGACCCTGAGGGAGAGCTGGAAGACCACTCGTCTGAAGCTCTGGGACGAAAAGAATCGTCGGTTGGTGGGATTTTCCGCCGTCGGTCGGGCCGCCGCTTGGCCGGTCCAGAAATAA
- a CDS encoding phospholipase D-like domain-containing protein, translating into MKLRSSDLLLVASTAVITAALTIFGRNFISGEKKIKRKIKHFYGVDDPQFERAMSQLLGPPILHGNHVEPLHNGDEIFPAMLAAIEGAKRTITFETFIYWDGEIANRFASALARKAAEGVQVHVLIDGVGCNCINAESLRRMRDAGVELEIYHIANIARANHRTHRKLLVIDGTVGFTGGVGIADEWTGDARNADEWRDSHYRVEGPVVAQMQAAFLDNWMKTRAVVLHGDDYFPELKKVGNHRCQMFKSSPMEGSESARLMFLLSINSAQRSIKIGNAYFVPDDLTTETLIDAARRGVDVEILVPGDEIDSLFVKHATRNRLGRLLESGVRVYRFQPSMYHCKCMIIDGLWTSVGSANFDNRSFRLNDEANLSIIDGSFAASAGKAFDDDVSRSTEYTLSDWENRTVFQKAADLSASLLRSQL; encoded by the coding sequence ATGAAGCTCCGCTCCTCCGATCTGCTGCTCGTCGCCTCGACTGCCGTCATCACCGCGGCTCTGACCATTTTCGGGCGGAATTTCATTTCAGGGGAGAAGAAGATCAAAAGGAAAATCAAACACTTCTATGGAGTGGATGACCCCCAGTTCGAGAGGGCGATGAGCCAACTGCTCGGGCCGCCGATCCTGCACGGAAACCACGTCGAGCCGCTTCACAATGGTGACGAGATCTTTCCCGCCATGCTGGCCGCCATCGAGGGGGCGAAGCGGACGATCACCTTTGAAACGTTCATCTACTGGGATGGGGAAATCGCGAACCGGTTCGCCTCCGCGCTGGCAAGGAAAGCGGCGGAGGGTGTCCAAGTGCATGTCCTGATCGACGGGGTCGGATGCAACTGCATCAACGCGGAATCCCTGCGGAGAATGAGGGACGCCGGGGTTGAGCTGGAGATCTATCACATCGCGAACATCGCGCGGGCAAATCATCGCACGCACAGGAAGTTGTTGGTAATCGACGGGACCGTTGGATTCACCGGTGGTGTCGGCATTGCCGACGAGTGGACCGGCGACGCGAGGAATGCGGACGAATGGCGCGATTCACACTACCGGGTTGAAGGTCCTGTCGTTGCCCAGATGCAGGCGGCCTTTCTGGACAACTGGATGAAAACCCGTGCCGTCGTGCTTCATGGCGATGATTATTTTCCGGAACTCAAGAAGGTGGGAAACCACCGATGCCAGATGTTCAAAAGCTCGCCGATGGAGGGGAGCGAGAGTGCCAGGCTCATGTTCCTCCTGTCCATCAACTCGGCGCAACGGAGCATCAAGATCGGGAACGCGTATTTCGTTCCGGATGATCTGACCACGGAGACCCTCATCGATGCCGCGCGTCGCGGAGTGGACGTGGAGATTCTCGTGCCGGGAGATGAAATCGATTCGCTCTTCGTGAAACATGCCACCCGCAACCGTCTGGGCAGGCTTTTGGAAAGTGGAGTCAGGGTGTACCGTTTCCAGCCCTCCATGTATCACTGCAAGTGCATGATCATTGACGGGCTCTGGACGTCCGTCGGCTCCGCCAATTTTGACAACCGTTCCTTCCGTCTCAATGATGAGGCGAACCTGAGCATCATCGACGGGAGCTTCGCCGCGTCCGCCGGCAAGGCGTTCGACGATGACGTATCGCGCTCGACCGAATACACGTTGAGTGACTGGGAGAACCGGACGGTATTCCAGAAGGCCGCGGACCTGAGTGCATCCCTGCTCAGATCACAGTTGTGA
- a CDS encoding RNA-binding protein, whose amino-acid sequence MDIYVGNLPYTATEADIRELFSEFGEIQTAKIITDRETGGSKGFGFVTLADQSRVSDAVQALNGHNFHGRPLKVNPSEPRPTSSGGGYVSRQSGGGGGYGGGRDKRNTGY is encoded by the coding sequence ATGGACATCTACGTGGGCAATCTGCCCTACACCGCTACCGAGGCTGACATTCGTGAACTATTTTCTGAATTCGGCGAGATCCAAACGGCCAAAATTATCACCGATCGTGAAACCGGGGGGTCGAAGGGCTTCGGTTTTGTAACTCTTGCGGACCAATCCCGTGTCAGTGATGCCGTCCAGGCGCTCAATGGGCATAACTTTCATGGTCGGCCACTGAAGGTGAATCCTTCGGAGCCTAGGCCAACTTCGTCCGGCGGCGGCTATGTTAGCCGCCAAAGTGGTGGTGGCGGCGGCTACGGCGGTGGCCGCGACAAGAGGAACACGGGCTATTGA
- a CDS encoding transposase domain-containing protein, producing the protein MGKKYWLYVRGEGTGRTIAIIYTLIESAKRHGHKPYSHVRDVLERLSAMKSSEIDLLLPWNWKPAVEPAILPQMA; encoded by the coding sequence GTGGGTAAGAAATACTGGCTTTACGTGAGAGGCGAGGGCACCGGCCGAACCATCGCGATCATCTATACGCTGATCGAAAGCGCGAAGCGGCACGGTCACAAACCATACTCTCACGTTCGGGATGTGCTGGAACGGCTGTCTGCAATGAAGAGTTCGGAGATCGATCTTCTCCTGCCTTGGAACTGGAAGCCCGCCGTAGAACCGGCCATCCTGCCGCAAATGGCCTGA
- a CDS encoding ATP-binding protein, which yields MPENQQLTFNFFRDLPKANPCPCGYYGDIKRECRCSPRQIENYRQRISGPLLDRIDLHVEVPLVDFKELSSQAPGGEKSSVIRERVVAARDIQLGRFGKSGITSNAAMTPRLVRQHCKLDAESNGYLEHAMEQMSFSARAHDRILKVARTLADLGGAENIRAQDVLEAIQYRALDRKLFS from the coding sequence ATCCCTGAAAACCAGCAATTAACTTTCAATTTCTTTCGTGATCTCCCAAAGGCGAACCCCTGCCCGTGCGGCTACTACGGTGACATCAAGCGCGAGTGCCGCTGCTCGCCGCGCCAGATCGAGAACTACCGCCAGCGCATCTCCGGCCCGTTGCTCGACCGCATCGACCTCCATGTCGAAGTCCCGCTCGTCGATTTCAAGGAACTCTCCTCACAGGCACCCGGCGGCGAGAAATCCTCCGTCATCCGTGAGCGCGTCGTCGCCGCGCGGGACATCCAGCTCGGGAGGTTCGGCAAATCCGGCATCACCAGCAACGCCGCCATGACCCCGCGCCTCGTCCGCCAGCACTGCAAGCTGGACGCCGAAAGCAACGGCTACCTGGAGCACGCCATGGAGCAGATGAGCTTCTCCGCCCGCGCGCATGACCGCATCCTCAAGGTCGCCCGCACCCTGGCCGACCTCGGCGGTGCGGAAAACATCCGCGCACAGGACGTGCTGGAGGCGATCCAATACCGGGCGCTGGACCGGAAGTTGTTCAGTTGA
- a CDS encoding transglutaminase family protein, producing the protein MIFRVSADLNYDLRKPATLLFAIKAGSTRRQRILNEFFYVDPPTEADHFDSSCGMNRFTRICPQVGPLHVRYQADVETKYQSTDPSSIHDSTLKSIPPDAMPFLFPSRYCQSDRFRSHAWDLFGHLPSQYAIAQKVSDWIYHHVDYQPGTTTEQSSAIDTFEQRTGVCRDFAHLGIALCRAMSLPARYVSCYSHLLQPSDFHAIFEVLISGTWYAFDPTRLAPLRGIVRIATGRDGADTSICTMFGNPLLVGIEVICNARDNDFVETPDEFDRDARKAVSLL; encoded by the coding sequence ATGATTTTCAGGGTGAGTGCGGATTTAAACTACGATCTCAGGAAACCCGCCACTCTCCTGTTTGCCATCAAGGCCGGCAGTACCCGCAGGCAACGGATTTTAAATGAATTTTTTTATGTCGATCCGCCGACGGAGGCCGACCACTTCGACTCCTCCTGCGGGATGAACCGCTTCACCAGAATATGCCCGCAGGTAGGTCCATTGCATGTCCGATATCAGGCGGACGTGGAAACGAAATACCAATCGACCGACCCTTCCTCTATCCATGACAGCACATTGAAAAGCATCCCGCCGGATGCGATGCCCTTTCTGTTCCCGAGCCGATATTGCCAATCCGACCGATTCCGCAGCCACGCATGGGATCTCTTCGGCCATCTTCCCTCACAGTATGCGATCGCCCAAAAAGTGAGCGACTGGATTTACCATCATGTCGATTATCAGCCCGGAACAACGACCGAACAATCTTCCGCGATCGATACGTTCGAACAGCGGACCGGTGTCTGCCGGGACTTCGCCCATCTTGGCATTGCGTTGTGCAGGGCGATGAGTCTGCCCGCCCGCTATGTTTCCTGTTATTCGCATCTTCTCCAGCCGAGCGATTTTCACGCGATCTTTGAAGTGCTCATCAGTGGCACGTGGTATGCTTTTGATCCAACCCGTCTCGCACCACTCAGGGGGATAGTCCGGATTGCCACCGGAAGGGACGGCGCGGACACTTCCATTTGCACCATGTTCGGCAATCCGTTGCTGGTGGGCATTGAAGTCATCTGCAACGCCAGGGACAACGACTTTGTCGAAACTCCGGATGAATTTGATCGTGATGCCAGGAAGGCTGTCTCTTTGCTTTGA
- the mprA gene encoding MprA protease, GlyGly-CTERM protein-sorting domain-containing form codes for MKARLPHLARISVSVIPLLGAMAHGAVLAEYTFDNNLDPTAGGPANVTPTTMTTTGFNVAYTLTDPPGGTGNPAAAVTMDQTASSFGSDYYQFMLTPGSGYTLDLTSLTFLFNVNGSQAARFELRYDDLSDASGFVVVGMTDAALDTSALTANFDLSGAQFSNLTQGIAFQIHVRDATNSSGNSARIDNVMVNGDVLAVPEPSVALLAVAGGMGFALRRRRG; via the coding sequence ATGAAAGCGCGGCTCCCCCACCTTGCACGCATCAGCGTATCCGTCATTCCCCTGCTGGGAGCCATGGCCCATGGGGCGGTGCTGGCCGAATACACGTTCGACAACAACCTCGATCCCACCGCCGGCGGTCCGGCGAACGTGACGCCAACGACGATGACAACGACCGGTTTCAACGTGGCCTATACGTTGACCGACCCACCGGGGGGAACCGGCAATCCGGCTGCCGCGGTGACCATGGATCAAACCGCATCATCATTTGGCTCGGATTACTACCAGTTCATGCTCACCCCGGGCAGCGGATATACGCTGGATCTGACGAGCCTCACTTTCTTGTTCAATGTCAACGGCAGCCAGGCGGCCAGATTCGAGCTGCGCTATGATGATTTGTCGGACGCCTCAGGTTTCGTGGTTGTCGGCATGACGGACGCAGCGCTCGATACAAGCGCTTTGACCGCGAATTTCGATCTGAGCGGAGCGCAGTTCTCCAATCTCACCCAGGGCATCGCCTTCCAGATCCATGTCCGGGACGCAACCAACAGCTCCGGAAACAGTGCACGAATCGACAACGTGATGGTGAACGGGGATGTGTTGGCGGTTCCGGAGCCATCGGTCGCGCTGCTTGCGGTGGCGGGAGGGATGGGCTTCGCGCTGCGGCGGAGGCGAGGGTGA